In the Carboxydothermus hydrogenoformans Z-2901 genome, AAACCTTCCCGGTGGTCATCGGTAAACTGGGCGATAGCAAAGTGCGAAGAAATCAGATCTAAAGCAGCTCTTAAATCCATCCTTAACCCCTGATAAACCGCTCTTTTTATCATTCTAATCGCCACTTCCGGCCCTTTTACCAGCCGTTCGGCAAATTTATACGTCTCTTCCAGTAATTTATCATCAGGATAAACCCGGTTTACCAGTCCAAGTTGATGTGCCTCCCTGGCATCGATAAAATCTCCGGTCCAGAGAAGTTCCAAAGCTTTTGCAATACCTATAAGACGTGGTAAGAAGTAAGCTCCTCCATCCCCCGGAACCAGGCCCAACCTGATATATCCCTCGGAAAAGCGGGCAGATTCCGCAGCAAAACGCAGATCACACATCAGTGCCATATCAAGCCCGGCTCCCACCGCCGTACCATTGATAGCCGCAATGACCGGTTTATCGATTACTTCCCATAACAAAAGCGGTATTTTCTGAATATGCTTCCAGATAAAATTTTTACTGGCAAGAGGAGTGCTTTTAGCTGTCTTTTCCAGTAATTCTAAATCTCCACCGGTGCAAAAAGCTTTGCCGCTCCCGGTTAAAACAATAACTTTTACAGCGTCATCCTGCTGGCATTCCTGTAAAAAATTAACCCACCGGTCAATCATTTCTAACGTAAAAGCATTCATTTTTTCAGGACGGTTTAAGGTAATAGTGGCAATACCCTCTTTTTTTTCTAATAAAATTTCCTGAGCGCTCATCTTTCCCCCCCTCGAACAATCTTAATTACGGTTAGCCTTACGGTAGCCCAGGGCATCCTGGGCTAAGATAAGCTTATGAATATTGCTGGTTCCTTCCACTATCTGGTAGTACTTGGCATCGCGAAAATAGCGCGCTACCGGGTACTCTTCCGAATACCCGTAGGCACTAAAAATTCTTAAAGCATAATCGGCACATTTGCTGGCGGTTTCACCGGCAAAAAGCTTTGCCATTGATGTTTCCCGGGTACTGGGTACTCCTTTATCTTTTAGAAAAGCCGCCCGGTAAGTTAAAAGTCGAGCCGCTTCAATCTCCACCACCATCTGGGCAATCCAGTCCTGAATCATCTGAAACTGGCCAACTTTTTGCCCGAACTGTTCCCGGGTGTTGGCATATTCAACAGCAGCATCCAGGCAGGCCTGAGCTACCCCAACCGCCCCAGCGGCTGAAGCGAGCCTGGTATCATCTAATTGCTGCATGCAAATTTTAAAACCCTGCCCTTCCTGCCCTAATAAGTTTTCTCCGGGAACCCGGACATTTTCAAAAGTAATCGCCCCCACCGGTGACGCCCAGTTTCCCAGTTTTTCCTCAATGGGTTCAATAGTGACACCTTCGCTGTTTAAGTCCACAATAAAAGCCGACATCCCTTTGGCCCTCCGGGATGGGTCGGTATAAGCATAAACCAAAGCAATATCCGCTACCGGCGCCAGGGAAATCCACATTTTGCTCCCGTTTAAAATATAATAATCCCCATCACGGATAGCTTTTGTGGTCATTGAAGCTACGTCAGAACCAGCATTGGGTTCAGTAATAGCAAAACATCCTATTAAAGCACCACTGACAAGACCGGGTAAATACTTCTTTTTCGCTTCTTCAGTTCCGTAACGGTAAATAGTAACTCCAGGACCTAAAGTATTGGCAGCAAAGATAATTCTAAGAGAACTGTGCACCCGGGCTATTTCTTCACAGAGGATTGCTACCGCCAAATACCCCTGACCATTACCCCCGTATTCTTCAGGAATAATGCACCCTAAAAATCCAAGCTCGCCCATTTTCTGCACCAGGTCCCGGCGAAAACGATGAGCTTTATCATCGGCATCAGCAGTGGGTTTTACTTCTTTTTCGGCAAATTCCCGGGCTAAACGCTTAATTGCCAGTAAATCCTCCGGTAAATCAAAGTTCATGCTCCTCACTTCCTTAACTTTTTTAAAAAAGCGGCCAATTCCTTTGGCCGCTTTATTTGGTGTGTTTAATCGTCGATATTTTCAATGATCGTAGCTACTCCCTGACCTCCACCGCAGCAAGCGGTTATCAGAGCATATCTACCCTGACGGCGTTTTAGTTCATAAACCGCTTTAACCACCAGGATGGCCAGTGACGCCGCAATCGGGTGGCCCAAAGCTATTGCTCCGCCATTGGGATTAAATTTTTCTTCATCCCGCCAGTCAATGCCCAGTTCCCGGCATACGGCAATTGACTGAGAAGCAAAGGCTTCATTTAGCTCAATAACATCAATGTCATTTAAAGTTAAGCCGGTTTTGGCTAAAACCTTTTTCACTGCGGGAACAGGACCAATCCCCATAATATTGGGATCAACTCCGGCAGCCGCATGACCTACTATTCTGGCCATAGGCTTTAACCCCAATTTTTCGGCTTTCTGCCGGCTGGCAATTAATAAAGCAGCGGCGCCGTCATTTATCCCCGAAGAGTTGCCAGCAGTTACGGTGCCGCCGGGCTTAAAGGCCGGCGGAAGTTTGGCCAGAACTTCGAGGGTAGTATTCGGCCGGGGATGCTCGTCCTGATCAAAAATTACCGGGTCTCCTTTTTTCTGAGGAACCACAATGGGCACAATCTGCTCTTTAAAGCGCCCCTCCTGGATGGCCCTGGCGGCTTTTTTCTGGCTTAAATAGGCAAACTCATCCTGCTCTTCCCGGCTGATCTGCCAGCGTTCCGCAACGTTTTCCGCCGTAATTCCCATGGGAGGGTCGCCTATTTCTGCTGGAGCTAATGTTCTTCTTGGTATCCAGGCAGGAGCGGTCCGCTGAAAGGCTTCAGTAGGCCTTTCCATCAGGTAAGGCTGGCGGGTCATGCTTTCCACTCCACCGACCAGATAAAGCTCGCCAACCCCGCCCCAGATAAGAGAAGCCGCTAAATTTACAGTAGTAGAACCGGACCCGCACTGCCGGTCTACCGTTATCGCCGGTACTTCAAGCGGCAACCCAGCTTTAAGCCAGGCTACCCGGCCCATACAGCCCACAGCGCCCAGGCAGTGGCCAAAAATTACCTCATCCACCTCTAAAGAGTCTTTTAAGCCGCTTCGTTTAATTACTTCTTTAATTACCTCCGCCGCATAAACCTCTGGCGGCAGGTCTTTTAATGCTCCTTTTTCTTTGGCAATGGGCGTTCTTACTGCCCCCACAATTACCGCATCACGCATTTTCCCCCTCCCCTTTTACCGGCCTTTAAAATTCGGCGGCCGTTTTTCAAAGAAAGCAGTTCTTCCCTCCACCGCATCTTCACTGCTAAACGCCACTTTGGAACCTTCTTTCTCAATTTTTAAACCTTCTTCTATTGAAGTATCCAGCCCTAAAGTTACCGCCTTTAAAATTTCCCGCATAGCGATGGGCGCCCCTTTGGCAAGCTTAGCTGCCAGCGCCCGGGCTTCTGTTAGTACCTGGTCTTTGGGTACGACTTTGTTTACCAGACCGTAGCTTAAGGCTTCTTCTGCCGTTATTGGCTCTCCGGTAAGCATTGCTTCCAGGGCTCTGGTTTTACCAATTAACCGGGGTAACCTCTGGGTACCTCCCCAGCCAGGGATAATGCCCAGTTTTACTTCGGGCAAAGCCATGGAAGCATCATCTGCTAAAATGCGCAGGTGACAGCTTATCGCTAATTCGGTTCCTCCGCCGTAGGAGCTACCGTTCAGCGCAGCAATCACCGGCTTGGGGAAAAGCTCAATTTGCCGGAAAAGAACACTTCCTTCCACTTCCGGTAAAATCCCTTTAGCCCGGTCAGCAAATTCCGTGATATCTGCCCCGGCACAGAAAACCTTGCTACCTTCCCCGCTAATTATTACCGCCCGAATCTCGGGATTTTTCTCAATTTCCTGCAAAGCTTTTTGTAAATCTTTTAAAACTTTCTGGCCAAGAGCATTTACCGGCGGGTTGTTTAGGTAAATAACGGCATAACCGTCCGTAACCTCAAATTTAATTTTTTCAAATTCCACCGCAAATCTCCCCGCTTTCTATTTTTTCTCCTGGGTGTAATCATAAAAGCCTTTACCAACTTTCCGTCCCCATTCTCCTTTAACAAATTTCTCCACTACGGTAGGAGATGGCTTCATAGCAGGATCCCGGCTTTCCCGGTATCTTTCCATTTCAACGTAATAAGTAAGGTCGATACCGGTTAAATCCATTAACCTAAAGGGTCCCATGGGGTGACCAAGGCCAAGTTCCACCGCGGTATCAATATCCTTATAATCGGCTATTCCTATTTCATATAAATAGAACGCTTCAGCCTTAATAGCCGCTAAAATGCGGTTTACCAGAAAGCCGTAAATTTCTTTTTGCAGCAAAACCGGAACTTTGCCCATTTTCCGGGCTACTTCCATCGTCACTTCTGCAGTTTCATCGGCAACATGAGGTCCTTTAACCACTTCAACCAGTTTCATGACCAGAGCTGGGTTAAAGAAATGCATATTTAAAACTTTTTCCGGACGTTTGGTAACATCGGCAATTTTGGAGCTGACAATGTAGGAGCTGTTGGTAGCTAAAATGGCATGGGGAGGGGTAAGTTCATCAAGCTTTTTAAATAATTCCCGCTTGACATCCAGCTTTTCAATTACCGCTTCAATGACAAAGTCCACATCTTTGCAGGCCTCTTCCAGACTCAAAGTGAATGTCAAATTTTCTTTAGCTTTGGCAGCTGCTTCCTCGGTAAGTTTTCCTTTCGCCACCCTTTCAGGTAAGTAGGTTTCCACAAAGTTTTTGGCCCTGTTTAAGATTTCTTCGTTAATGTCGGTACAGGTGACCTGATAGCCGGCCAAAGCTGCAGCCAGGGAAATCTGGTGACCCATGTTGCCGGCCCCAACAACACAAATTTTTTTAACTTCCATAAAAGATACCTCCCTCTTGTTTTTTTACTGCCGGCAATTACTTTTGCCAGCTTTATTTCTCTCCTTCAAGAACTTTAAACTTGTAACCATAGCGGATTACGTCTTCTTCCGTGTAAATTTGCCGCAAAACCATCTCCACCGGCATCCCAATTTTAATTTCTGCCGGTACCGGTTCGGTCAATTGAGCTATAATCCGGGGACCTTCCTCCAATTCCACCAGCACCACCGGATAAGCTCCCCGGTATGCCGCTTCTTCGGAAAATTCCGGAGGCGCTCCCGCTCCAGCAATAACGGTATAGGAATAAATTTTGCCGCGCCCGCTTAATTGCACTTCGGTAAAATTATCCAGCGCCCCGCAGGATTTACAGCCAGCCTTGGGCGGAAAAATTATTTGACCGCAGTTGGAGCATTTTAAACCTACCAGGCGGTATCTCTGTTTTACCGCCCGCTGGTACATGGGGATGGAAATATGCGCACCCATGGCTTCACCCCTTATAAATACCTCTTAACTCTGAGGTACTGAATAAAATTTAAATATTTTTTCCCTGAGGCAAGCTTTTCTCGAACCGGCACTCTATTTGCTGGTTTTTTCACTGTCAGGCTAAAAGCTATCACCCCGGCACCGGAACCATAAGTAGCTACAATAACTTTTTCTCCCGGTTTAGCCCGGTCCAGAACTGCCGCCAGACTTAAAAAGGGAGAAGCAGCACCGGTATCACCCGTATTTTCGTAAAGCAGGCCTGGTAGCATTTGTTCGTCGGTAAAACCAAGTTTTTTGCCGGCTTTCAGGGGAAGGCGGCTTTCAATTTCGTGCAATACAGCATAATTGTAATCAGCCGGCTTTAAATTTTCTTTTTCCAAAAGTTCGGTTACCGCCTTTGTTATCAACTTTTGATAGGCCTCACCGGTAAAGGTTTTAACGCCAATATCTTTTATTTCACCGCTGCCAGCTTTGCGAAAACGTTCGCCTAAATTTTCCTGGACCAGAGCTACAAAGTTATTTACCACTGCCAGAGGATTTTCTGTCCCCAGGATAAAGGCAGCACTGCCTGCAGCCAGTCCGTGCTCAATGGGGTCTTTAACATTAGCCCTGGGAGCATCAGCCACGATAACCAGAGCTTTTTGGCCAAAGCCTCCTTTTACTAAGCTTACTGCCGTTAAAAAAGCCTCACCGCCGGCCCGGGTAGATTGGCCGTATTCAGCTGAAAATAGATTTTTTTTAAGTCCGAGCATT is a window encoding:
- a CDS encoding enoyl-CoA hydratase/isomerase family protein, with product MSAQEILLEKKEGIATITLNRPEKMNAFTLEMIDRWVNFLQECQQDDAVKVIVLTGSGKAFCTGGDLELLEKTAKSTPLASKNFIWKHIQKIPLLLWEVIDKPVIAAINGTAVGAGLDMALMCDLRFAAESARFSEGYIRLGLVPGDGGAYFLPRLIGIAKALELLWTGDFIDAREAHQLGLVNRVYPDDKLLEETYKFAERLVKGPEVAIRMIKRAVYQGLRMDLRAALDLISSHFAIAQFTDDHREGLKAIKERRPPVFMTEDK
- a CDS encoding enoyl-CoA hydratase-related protein, whose translation is MEFEKIKFEVTDGYAVIYLNNPPVNALGQKVLKDLQKALQEIEKNPEIRAVIISGEGSKVFCAGADITEFADRAKGILPEVEGSVLFRQIELFPKPVIAALNGSSYGGGTELAISCHLRILADDASMALPEVKLGIIPGWGGTQRLPRLIGKTRALEAMLTGEPITAEEALSYGLVNKVVPKDQVLTEARALAAKLAKGAPIAMREILKAVTLGLDTSIEEGLKIEKEGSKVAFSSEDAVEGRTAFFEKRPPNFKGR
- a CDS encoding 3-hydroxyacyl-CoA dehydrogenase family protein, which produces MEVKKICVVGAGNMGHQISLAAALAGYQVTCTDINEEILNRAKNFVETYLPERVAKGKLTEEAAAKAKENLTFTLSLEEACKDVDFVIEAVIEKLDVKRELFKKLDELTPPHAILATNSSYIVSSKIADVTKRPEKVLNMHFFNPALVMKLVEVVKGPHVADETAEVTMEVARKMGKVPVLLQKEIYGFLVNRILAAIKAEAFYLYEIGIADYKDIDTAVELGLGHPMGPFRLMDLTGIDLTYYVEMERYRESRDPAMKPSPTVVEKFVKGEWGRKVGKGFYDYTQEKK
- a CDS encoding thiolase family protein, whose product is MRDAVIVGAVRTPIAKEKGALKDLPPEVYAAEVIKEVIKRSGLKDSLEVDEVIFGHCLGAVGCMGRVAWLKAGLPLEVPAITVDRQCGSGSTTVNLAASLIWGGVGELYLVGGVESMTRQPYLMERPTEAFQRTAPAWIPRRTLAPAEIGDPPMGITAENVAERWQISREEQDEFAYLSQKKAARAIQEGRFKEQIVPIVVPQKKGDPVIFDQDEHPRPNTTLEVLAKLPPAFKPGGTVTAGNSSGINDGAAALLIASRQKAEKLGLKPMARIVGHAAAGVDPNIMGIGPVPAVKKVLAKTGLTLNDIDVIELNEAFASQSIAVCRELGIDWRDEEKFNPNGGAIALGHPIAASLAILVVKAVYELKRRQGRYALITACCGGGQGVATIIENIDD
- a CDS encoding Zn-ribbon domain-containing OB-fold protein encodes the protein MGAHISIPMYQRAVKQRYRLVGLKCSNCGQIIFPPKAGCKSCGALDNFTEVQLSGRGKIYSYTVIAGAGAPPEFSEEAAYRGAYPVVLVELEEGPRIIAQLTEPVPAEIKIGMPVEMVLRQIYTEEDVIRYGYKFKVLEGEK
- a CDS encoding hydroxymethylglutaryl-CoA synthase is translated as MEVGIVSYGIYFPGLRITRSEYQKALGSCGANFSEKTVADFDEDSLTMGIAAARDALFEGINPEEISLLTWASTSPPYSEKLLSGSIAEMLGLKKNLFSAEYGQSTRAGGEAFLTAVSLVKGGFGQKALVIVADAPRANVKDPIEHGLAAGSAAFILGTENPLAVVNNFVALVQENLGERFRKAGSGEIKDIGVKTFTGEAYQKLITKAVTELLEKENLKPADYNYAVLHEIESRLPLKAGKKLGFTDEQMLPGLLYENTGDTGAASPFLSLAAVLDRAKPGEKVIVATYGSGAGVIAFSLTVKKPANRVPVREKLASGKKYLNFIQYLRVKRYL
- the acd gene encoding glutaryl-CoA dehydrogenase Acd → MNFDLPEDLLAIKRLAREFAEKEVKPTADADDKAHRFRRDLVQKMGELGFLGCIIPEEYGGNGQGYLAVAILCEEIARVHSSLRIIFAANTLGPGVTIYRYGTEEAKKKYLPGLVSGALIGCFAITEPNAGSDVASMTTKAIRDGDYYILNGSKMWISLAPVADIALVYAYTDPSRRAKGMSAFIVDLNSEGVTIEPIEEKLGNWASPVGAITFENVRVPGENLLGQEGQGFKICMQQLDDTRLASAAGAVGVAQACLDAAVEYANTREQFGQKVGQFQMIQDWIAQMVVEIEAARLLTYRAAFLKDKGVPSTRETSMAKLFAGETASKCADYALRIFSAYGYSEEYPVARYFRDAKYYQIVEGTSNIHKLILAQDALGYRKANRN